One genomic region from Apteryx mantelli isolate bAptMan1 chromosome 7, bAptMan1.hap1, whole genome shotgun sequence encodes:
- the BICC1 gene encoding protein bicaudal C homolog 1 isoform X3, translating to MSVLDTKSNRVTLKMDVSHTEHSHVIGKGGNNIKKVMEETGCHIHFPDSNRNNQAEKSNQVSIAGQPAGVESARVRIRELLPLVLMFELPIAGILQPIPDPNSPTIQHISQTYNISVSFKQRSRMYGATVIVRGSQNNASAVKEGTAMLLEHLAGSLASAIPVSTQLDIAAQHHLFMMGRNGSNIKHIMQRTGAQIHFPDPSNPQKKSTVYLQGTIESVCLARQYLMGCLPLVLMFDMKEEIEVEPQFITQLMEQLDVFISIKPKPKQPSKSVIVKSVERNALNMYEARKCLLGLESSGVTIASNPSTVSCPVGLSCPGLDILSSAGLGLTGLGLLGPTALSVNTSTAPNSLLNALNSSVSPLQSPSSGTPSPTLWATSLANANATGFSAIPHLMIPSTAQAALTSILLSGVPSYSQNTPSPPPGLTPVEVHVNGMQSENKKGSPSLNGHVKTNIKYAALSATSLGENVLSTNHSDPSRQTNTHGASEQVTAKSNSAEGCNDAFVEVGMPRSPSHSANTSDLKQMMSSSKQACSKRQTVELLHGTKNSHLHTTERLLSDAELSASESPMADKKAPGSERAAERAAAAQQNSERARLAPQPSYVNMQAFDYEQKKLLATKAMLKKPVVTEVRTPTNTWSGLGFSKSMPAETIKELRRANHVSYKPSMTTTYEGSSMSLSRSNSREHLGNGSESDNWRDRNGLGPAAHNEFVSSIGSPKRKQNKSAEHYLSSSNYMDCISSLTGSNGCNLNSLFKGSDLPELFSKLGLGKYTDVFQQQEIDLQTFLTLTDQDLKELGITTFGARRKMLLAISELNKNRRKLFDPSNIRASFLEGGASGRLPRQYHADIASVSGRW from the exons GTGTCTATTGCAGGACAGCCAGCTGGAGTGGAGTCTGCAAGAGTTAGAATACGG GAGCTGCTTCCATTGGTACTCATGTTTGAATTGCCTATTGCTGGAATTCTCCAACCAATCCCAGATCCTAATTCTCCCACAATTCAGCATATATCTCAGACTTATAATATATCCGTTTCCTTTAAACAACGCTCTCGAATGTATGGTGCTACGGTCATTGTCAGAGGGTCACAAAATAACGCTAGTGCTGTGAAG gAGGGAACAGCCATGCTTTTGGAGCACCTAGCTGGGAGTTTGGCCTCTGCCATCCCTGTGAGCACACAGCTGGACATTGCAGCGCAGCATCATCTCTTTATGATGGGTCGAAACGGCAGTAACATCAAACATATCATGCAGAGGACTGGTGCTCAGATCCACTTCCCTGACCCTAGTAATCCACAGAAGAAATCCACTGTCTACCTCCAGGGCACAATTGAGTCTGTCTGTCTTGCCAGACAATATCTCATg GGTTGCCTTCCTCTTGTGCTGATGTTTgatatgaaggaagaaattgaagtAGAACCACAGTTTATAACACAGCTAATGGAGCAGTTAGACGTCTTCATAAGCATTAAGCCAAAGCCAAAGCAACCAAGCAAG TCTGTGATTGTAAAAAGTGTTGAACGAAATGCCTTAAACATGTACGAGGCACGGAAATGTCTCCTAGGACTTGAAAGTAGTGGAGTCACCATAGCATCAAATCCCTCTACTGTCTCATGCCCTGTTGGTCTGTCTTGTCCTGGTTTGGATATCTTGTCTTCAGCAGGACTAGGACTCACTGGACTTG GCCTTTTAGGTCCAACAGCCCTGTCAGTCAACACCTCAACTGCTCCAAACTCACTTTTGAATGCCCTTAATAGCTCTGTGAGTCCCTTACAGAGTCCAAGTTCTGGCACGCCTAGCCCTACGTTATGGGCAACATCTCTTGCTAACGCAAATGCCACAG GTTTTTCTGCTATTCCACACCTAATGATACCATCTACTGCCCAAGCCGCTTTAACTAGTATTCTGTTATCTGGAGTACCCAGTTATAGTCAGAACACTCCCTCACCACCACCAGGCTTGACTCCTGTTGAAGTCCATGTCAACGGCATGCAATCAGAGAATAAAAAAGGATCACCTTCTTTAAATGGTCATGTAAAG ACCAATATCAAGTATGCTGCACTGTCTGCCACGTCGCTGGGAGAAAATGTGTTGAGCACAAACCACAGTGATCCATCAAGGCAGACAAATACTCATGGTGCCTCAGAACAAGTAACTGCCAAGTCAAATAGTGCAGAAG GTTGCAACGATGCTTTTGTAGAAGTGGGCATGCCGAGAAGTCCATCACATTCAGCAAATACCAGTGACCTGAAGCAGATGATGAGTTCTTCCAAACAAGCCTGTTCGAAGAGGCAAACAGTGGAATTGTTGCACGGCACCAAAAACTCTCATTTACA TACCACCGAGAGGTTGCTCTCAGATGCAGAGCTGAGTGCCTCTGAAAGTCCCATGGCTGACAAGAAGGCTCCTGGGAGCGAGCGGGCGGCAGAGCGCGCGGCGGCTGCCCAGCAGAACTCCGAAAGAGCGCGCCTCGCTCCGCAGCCATCATATGTAAACATGCAG GCATTTGACTATGAACAGAAGAAGCTACTAGCAACCAAAG CTATGTTGAAGAAGCCAGTTGTAACAGAAGTGAGAACTCCAACAAATACATGGAGTGGATTGGGGTTCTCTAAATCTATGCCTGCAGAAACTATCAAGGAACTAAGAAGAGCTAATCATGTATCATACAAGCCATCTATGACAACTACATATGAG GGTTCATCAATGTCTCTCTCACGGTCCAACAGTCGGGAGCACCTGGGAAATGGCAGCGAATCTGATAACTGGAGAGATCGTAATGGGCTTGGACCCGCAGCTCATAATGAATTTGTGTCCTCGATTGGCAGTCCCAAACGGAAACAAAATAAATCAG CTGAACACTATCTCAGTAGCAGTAATTACATGGACTGCATTTCCTCGCTGACAGGAAGCAATGGCTGTAATCTGAACAGTTTGTTTAAGGGATCTGATCTGCCTGAGCTGTTCAGCAAACTCGGTTTGGGCAAATACACAGATGTATTCCAACAGCAAGAG ATTGATCTGCAGACATTCCTTACTCTTACTGATCAAGATTTGAAAGAGCTAGGAATTACCACTTTTGGTGCCAGAAGGAAAATGCTGCTTGCAATCTCAG AACTGAATAAAAACCGAAGAAAGCTCTTTGACCCATCAAACATACGTGCCTCATTCCTGGAAGGTGGAGCTAGTGGAAGACTGCCACGTCAGTATCATGCGGACATTGCTAGCGTCAGCGGTCGCTGGTAG